In one Dermochelys coriacea isolate rDerCor1 chromosome 20, rDerCor1.pri.v4, whole genome shotgun sequence genomic region, the following are encoded:
- the ILF3 gene encoding interleukin enhancer-binding factor 3 isoform X3, which yields MRPMRIFVNDDRHVMAKHSAVYPTQEELEAVQNMVSHTERALKAVSDWIDEQEKVSGEQPEPEAMETAAEEENKEGGDQKAAEHLTRTLRGVMRVGLVAKGLLLKGDLDLELVLLCKEKPTTGLLDKVAENLGVQLATITEDKYEIIQSVSEAAIIIKNTQEPPLTLTIHLTSPVVREEMEKLLAGETLSVNDTPDVLDRQKCLAALASLRHAKWFQARANGLKSCVIVIRVLRDLCTRVPTWGPLRGWPLELLCEKSIGTANRPMGAGEALRRVLECLASGIVMPDGSGIYDPCEKEATDAIGHLDRQQREDITQSAQHALRLAAFGQLHKVLGMDPLPSKMPKKPKNENPVDYTVQIPPSTTYAITPMKRPMEEDGEEKSPSKKKKKIQKKGIELTREEKTEPPQAMNALMKLNQLKPGLQYKLVSQTGPVHAPIFTMSVEVDGSTFEASGPSKKTAKLHVAVKVLQDMGLPTGVEGKESGKGDESAEETEQKPVVAPPPPVVETVSTPSAASPPSEQTPENVKQQGPILTKHGKNPVMELNEKRRGLKYELISETGGSHDKRFVMEVEVDGQKFQGAGSNKKVAKAYAALAALEKLFPDAPVAIEPNKKKRAPVPARGGPKFAVKQHNPGFGMGGPMHNEVPPPPNLRGRGRGGNIRGRGRGRGGFGGGNHGGYMNAGAGYGSYGYGGNSATAGYSQFYSNGGHSGNTGSGGGGGGGGGSSGYGSYYQGGDNYSSPVPPKHAGKKQQHGGQQKPSYGSGYQSHQGQQQQSYNQNQYSNYGPPQGKQKGYNHGQGNYSSYSNSYNSSGGGSDYNYESKFSYGGGSGRGGGGGNNYGSGGASYNTGSHSGYGGGSGGGGSSYQGGYSSQTNYSSPGSGQNYSGPPSSYQASQGGYGRNDHNMNYQYR from the exons ATG CGACCGATGCGTATTTTTGTGAATGATGACCGCCATGTGATGGCAAAACATTCTGCTGTTTACCCAACTCAGGAAGAGTTGGAGGCAGTTCAGAACATGGTCTCCCATACAGAACGTGCTCTCAAAGCTGTATCTGACTGGATTGATGAACAGGAAAAAGTCAGTGGGGAGCAGCCAGAACCAGAGGCCATGGAAACAGCAgctgaagaagaaaacaaagaaggagg GGATCAGAAGGCTGCCGAGCATTTGACTAGGACCCTTCGTGGAGTGATGCGTGTTGGGCTTGTAGCAAAAGGCCTGCTACTGAAGGGAGACTTGGATCTTGAGCTAGTTCTCCTGTGCAAAGAGAAACCCACAACTGGTCTCTTGGACAAAGTAGCTGAGAATCTTGGAGTACAGCTTGCT ACTATTACTGaagataaatatgaaataatcCAGTCTGTGAGTGAAGCTGCAATTATCATTAAGAACACACAGGAGCCTCCATTGACGCTGACCATTCACTTGACATCCCCTGTTGTGAGAGAAGAAATGGAAAAACTGTTAGCTGGAG AAACGCTATCAGTCAACGACACCCCGGACGTTCTGGACAGGCAGAAATGCCTTGCTGCCTTGGCGTCACTCCGACACGCCAAGTGGTTCCAG GCCAGGGCTAATGGTCTGAAATCGTGCGTCATAGTCATCAGGGTGCTGAGAGATCTGTGTACTCGGGTTCCTACTTGGGGACCACTTAGAGGATGG CCTCTGGAGCTGCTGTGTGAAAAATCAATTGGAACAGCTAAtagaccaatgggagctggtgaGGCCCTGAGAAGAGTACTTGAATGTCTTGCATCAGGAATTGTTATGCCAG ATGGTTCTGGTATTTATGATCCTTGTGAAAAAGAAGCCACTGATGCTATTGGGCATCTAGACAGACAACAAAGGGAAGATATCACACAGAGTGCTCAG CatgctctgagacttgctgcttttGGCCAGCTTCACAAGGTCTTGGGGATGGATCCCCTGCCTTCCAAGATGCCCAAGAAACCAAAGAACGAAAATCCAGTTGACTACACTG TCCAGATTCCCCCCAGTACCACATATGCCATCACCCCAATGAAGCGTCCTATGGAGGAGGATGGAGAGGAGAAGTctcccagcaaaaagaaaaagaagattcAGAAAAAAGGTATTGAGTTAACCAGAG AGGAAAAAACTGAACCTCCCCAGGCTATGAATGCATTGATGAAATTAAATCAGCTAAAACCTGGTCTCCAGTACAAACTTGTGTCTCAGACTGGTCCGGTTCATGCTCCTATCTTTACTATGTCCGTGGAAGTCGATGGCAGCACGTTTGAGGCATCTGGACCTTCCAAAAAGACAGCCAAATTGCATGTGGCAGTAAAA GTGTTGCAGGATATGGGTTTACCTACAGGAGTGGAAGGCAAAGAGTCTGGAAAAGGAGATGAATCGGCAGAGGAAACAGAACAGAAACCAGtagttgctcctcctcctcctgtagtGGAAACTGTCTCTACACCCagtgctgcttctcctccctcaGAGCAAACTCCAGAG AATGTGAAACAACAGGGACCAATCCTGACGAAGCATGGCAAGAATCCAGTGATGGAACTCAATGAGAAGAGGCGCGGTCTAAAATACGAACTGATTTCGGAAACAGGTGGCAGCCATGACAAGCGCTTTGTCATGGAG GTTGAGGTTGATGGGCAGAAATTTCAAGGAGCTGGCTCAAACAAAAAAGTGGCGAAAGCCTACGCTGCTTTAGCTGCCCTAGAGAAGCTGTTTCCCGATGCTCCAGTTGCTATTGAGCCCAATAAGAAGAAAAGAGCCCCTGTACCTGCAAGGGGAGGACCCAAGTTTGCAGTAAAG CAGCATAATCCAGGTTTCGGAATGGGAGGCCCCATGCACAACGAAGTGCCACCTCCTCCAAATCTGCGTGGACGTGGCAGAGGAGGCAACATCAGAGGCCGTGGCAGAGGCAGAGGTGGATTTGGTGGTGGCAATCATGGTGGCTATATGAATGCTG GAGCCGGATACGGAAGCTATGGTTATGGAGGAAATTCTGCAACAGCAGGCTATA GCCAGTTTTATAGCAATGGTGGTCACTCCGGCAACACAGGAagtggtggaggtggtggtggcggcggGGGCTCCTCTGGCTATGGATCCTACTACCAAGGTGGTGACAACTACAGCTCACCAGTTCCACCCAAACATGCtggaaagaagcagcagcatggaggaCAGCAAAAACCTTCCTATGGGTCAGGGTATCAATCCCACCAAGGCCAGCAACAGCAGTCATACAACCAAAACCAGTACAGCAATTACGGTCCTCCACAAGGCAAACAAAAAGGATATAATCATGGACAAGGCAACTACTCTTCTTACTCTAATTCCTACAACTCCTCTGGCGGAGGATCAGACTACAACTACGAGAGCAAATTCA GTTACGGTGGCGGCAGTGGCCGTGGTGGAGGTGGAGGAAATAACTATGGGTCAGGAGGTGCCTCATACAATACTGGTTCACACAGCGGCTATGGGGGAggatctgggggaggagggtcgTCTTACCAAG GTGGATATTCTTCTCAGACTAACTACAGCTCTCCAGGTTCAGGCCAGAATTACAGTGGACCCCCAAGTTCCTACCAAGCTTCCCAAGGCGGTTACGGCAGAAACGATCACAACATGAATTATCAGTACAGATAA
- the ILF3 gene encoding interleukin enhancer-binding factor 3 isoform X6: protein MRPMRIFVNDDRHVMAKHSAVYPTQEELEAVQNMVSHTERALKAVSDWIDEQEKVSGEQPEPEAMETAAEEENKEGGDQKAAEHLTRTLRGVMRVGLVAKGLLLKGDLDLELVLLCKEKPTTGLLDKVAENLGVQLATITEDKYEIIQSVSEAAIIIKNTQEPPLTLTIHLTSPVVREEMEKLLAGETLSVNDTPDVLDRQKCLAALASLRHAKWFQARANGLKSCVIVIRVLRDLCTRVPTWGPLRGWPLELLCEKSIGTANRPMGAGEALRRVLECLASGIVMPDGSGIYDPCEKEATDAIGHLDRQQREDITQSAQHALRLAAFGQLHKVLGMDPLPSKMPKKPKNENPVDYTVQIPPSTTYAITPMKRPMEEDGEEKSPSKKKKKIQKKEEKTEPPQAMNALMKLNQLKPGLQYKLVSQTGPVHAPIFTMSVEVDGSTFEASGPSKKTAKLHVAVKVLQDMGLPTGVEGKESGKGDESAEETEQKPVVAPPPPVVETVSTPSAASPPSEQTPENVKQQGPILTKHGKNPVMELNEKRRGLKYELISETGGSHDKRFVMEVEVDGQKFQGAGSNKKVAKAYAALAALEKLFPDAPVAIEPNKKKRAPVPARGGPKFAVKQHNPGFGMGGPMHNEVPPPPNLRGRGRGGNIRGRGRGRGGFGGGNHGGYMNAGAGYGSYGYGGNSATAGYSQFYSNGGHSGNTGSGGGGGGGGGSSGYGSYYQGGDNYSSPVPPKHAGKKQQHGGQQKPSYGSGYQSHQGQQQQSYNQNQYSNYGPPQGKQKGYNHGQGNYSSYSNSYNSSGGGSDYNYESKFSYGGGSGRGGGGGNNYGSGGASYNTGSHSGYGGGSGGGGSSYQGGYSSQTNYSSPGSGQNYSGPPSSYQASQGGYGRNDHNMNYQYR, encoded by the exons ATG CGACCGATGCGTATTTTTGTGAATGATGACCGCCATGTGATGGCAAAACATTCTGCTGTTTACCCAACTCAGGAAGAGTTGGAGGCAGTTCAGAACATGGTCTCCCATACAGAACGTGCTCTCAAAGCTGTATCTGACTGGATTGATGAACAGGAAAAAGTCAGTGGGGAGCAGCCAGAACCAGAGGCCATGGAAACAGCAgctgaagaagaaaacaaagaaggagg GGATCAGAAGGCTGCCGAGCATTTGACTAGGACCCTTCGTGGAGTGATGCGTGTTGGGCTTGTAGCAAAAGGCCTGCTACTGAAGGGAGACTTGGATCTTGAGCTAGTTCTCCTGTGCAAAGAGAAACCCACAACTGGTCTCTTGGACAAAGTAGCTGAGAATCTTGGAGTACAGCTTGCT ACTATTACTGaagataaatatgaaataatcCAGTCTGTGAGTGAAGCTGCAATTATCATTAAGAACACACAGGAGCCTCCATTGACGCTGACCATTCACTTGACATCCCCTGTTGTGAGAGAAGAAATGGAAAAACTGTTAGCTGGAG AAACGCTATCAGTCAACGACACCCCGGACGTTCTGGACAGGCAGAAATGCCTTGCTGCCTTGGCGTCACTCCGACACGCCAAGTGGTTCCAG GCCAGGGCTAATGGTCTGAAATCGTGCGTCATAGTCATCAGGGTGCTGAGAGATCTGTGTACTCGGGTTCCTACTTGGGGACCACTTAGAGGATGG CCTCTGGAGCTGCTGTGTGAAAAATCAATTGGAACAGCTAAtagaccaatgggagctggtgaGGCCCTGAGAAGAGTACTTGAATGTCTTGCATCAGGAATTGTTATGCCAG ATGGTTCTGGTATTTATGATCCTTGTGAAAAAGAAGCCACTGATGCTATTGGGCATCTAGACAGACAACAAAGGGAAGATATCACACAGAGTGCTCAG CatgctctgagacttgctgcttttGGCCAGCTTCACAAGGTCTTGGGGATGGATCCCCTGCCTTCCAAGATGCCCAAGAAACCAAAGAACGAAAATCCAGTTGACTACACTG TCCAGATTCCCCCCAGTACCACATATGCCATCACCCCAATGAAGCGTCCTATGGAGGAGGATGGAGAGGAGAAGTctcccagcaaaaagaaaaagaagattcAGAAAAAAG AGGAAAAAACTGAACCTCCCCAGGCTATGAATGCATTGATGAAATTAAATCAGCTAAAACCTGGTCTCCAGTACAAACTTGTGTCTCAGACTGGTCCGGTTCATGCTCCTATCTTTACTATGTCCGTGGAAGTCGATGGCAGCACGTTTGAGGCATCTGGACCTTCCAAAAAGACAGCCAAATTGCATGTGGCAGTAAAA GTGTTGCAGGATATGGGTTTACCTACAGGAGTGGAAGGCAAAGAGTCTGGAAAAGGAGATGAATCGGCAGAGGAAACAGAACAGAAACCAGtagttgctcctcctcctcctgtagtGGAAACTGTCTCTACACCCagtgctgcttctcctccctcaGAGCAAACTCCAGAG AATGTGAAACAACAGGGACCAATCCTGACGAAGCATGGCAAGAATCCAGTGATGGAACTCAATGAGAAGAGGCGCGGTCTAAAATACGAACTGATTTCGGAAACAGGTGGCAGCCATGACAAGCGCTTTGTCATGGAG GTTGAGGTTGATGGGCAGAAATTTCAAGGAGCTGGCTCAAACAAAAAAGTGGCGAAAGCCTACGCTGCTTTAGCTGCCCTAGAGAAGCTGTTTCCCGATGCTCCAGTTGCTATTGAGCCCAATAAGAAGAAAAGAGCCCCTGTACCTGCAAGGGGAGGACCCAAGTTTGCAGTAAAG CAGCATAATCCAGGTTTCGGAATGGGAGGCCCCATGCACAACGAAGTGCCACCTCCTCCAAATCTGCGTGGACGTGGCAGAGGAGGCAACATCAGAGGCCGTGGCAGAGGCAGAGGTGGATTTGGTGGTGGCAATCATGGTGGCTATATGAATGCTG GAGCCGGATACGGAAGCTATGGTTATGGAGGAAATTCTGCAACAGCAGGCTATA GCCAGTTTTATAGCAATGGTGGTCACTCCGGCAACACAGGAagtggtggaggtggtggtggcggcggGGGCTCCTCTGGCTATGGATCCTACTACCAAGGTGGTGACAACTACAGCTCACCAGTTCCACCCAAACATGCtggaaagaagcagcagcatggaggaCAGCAAAAACCTTCCTATGGGTCAGGGTATCAATCCCACCAAGGCCAGCAACAGCAGTCATACAACCAAAACCAGTACAGCAATTACGGTCCTCCACAAGGCAAACAAAAAGGATATAATCATGGACAAGGCAACTACTCTTCTTACTCTAATTCCTACAACTCCTCTGGCGGAGGATCAGACTACAACTACGAGAGCAAATTCA GTTACGGTGGCGGCAGTGGCCGTGGTGGAGGTGGAGGAAATAACTATGGGTCAGGAGGTGCCTCATACAATACTGGTTCACACAGCGGCTATGGGGGAggatctgggggaggagggtcgTCTTACCAAG GTGGATATTCTTCTCAGACTAACTACAGCTCTCCAGGTTCAGGCCAGAATTACAGTGGACCCCCAAGTTCCTACCAAGCTTCCCAAGGCGGTTACGGCAGAAACGATCACAACATGAATTATCAGTACAGATAA
- the ILF3 gene encoding interleukin enhancer-binding factor 3 isoform X1: MRPMRIFVNDDRHVMAKHSAVYPTQEELEAVQNMVSHTERALKAVSDWIDEQEKVSGEQPEPEAMETAAEEENKEGGDQKAAEHLTRTLRGVMRVGLVAKGLLLKGDLDLELVLLCKEKPTTGLLDKVAENLGVQLATITEDKYEIIQSVSEAAIIIKNTQEPPLTLTIHLTSPVVREEMEKLLAGETLSVNDTPDVLDRQKCLAALASLRHAKWFQARANGLKSCVIVIRVLRDLCTRVPTWGPLRGWPLELLCEKSIGTANRPMGAGEALRRVLECLASGIVMPDGSGIYDPCEKEATDAIGHLDRQQREDITQSAQHALRLAAFGQLHKVLGMDPLPSKMPKKPKNENPVDYTVQIPPSTTYAITPMKRPMEEDGEEKSPSKKKKKIQKKGIELTREEKTEPPQAMNALMKLNQLKPGLQYKLVSQTGPVHAPIFTMSVEVDGSTFEASGPSKKTAKLHVAVKVLQDMGLPTGVEGKESGKGDESAEETEQKPVVAPPPPVVETVSTPSAASPPSEQTPENVKQQGPILTKHGKNPVMELNEKRRGLKYELISETGGSHDKRFVMEVEVDGQKFQGAGSNKKVAKAYAALAALEKLFPDAPVAIEPNKKKRAPVPARGGPKFAVKQHNPGFGMGGPMHNEVPPPPNLRGRGRGGNIRGRGRGRGGFGGGNHGGYMNAGAGYGSYGYGGNSATAGYSQFYSNGGHSGNTGSGGGGGGGGGSSGYGSYYQGGDNYSSPVPPKHAGKKQQHGGQQKPSYGSGYQSHQGQQQQSYNQNQYSNYGPPQGKQKGYNHGQGNYSSYSNSYNSSGGGSDYNYESKFSYGGGSGRGGGGGNNYGSGGASYNTGSHSGYGGGSGGGGSSYQGKQGGYSSQTNYSSPGSGQNYSGPPSSYQASQGGYGRNDHNMNYQYR, translated from the exons ATG CGACCGATGCGTATTTTTGTGAATGATGACCGCCATGTGATGGCAAAACATTCTGCTGTTTACCCAACTCAGGAAGAGTTGGAGGCAGTTCAGAACATGGTCTCCCATACAGAACGTGCTCTCAAAGCTGTATCTGACTGGATTGATGAACAGGAAAAAGTCAGTGGGGAGCAGCCAGAACCAGAGGCCATGGAAACAGCAgctgaagaagaaaacaaagaaggagg GGATCAGAAGGCTGCCGAGCATTTGACTAGGACCCTTCGTGGAGTGATGCGTGTTGGGCTTGTAGCAAAAGGCCTGCTACTGAAGGGAGACTTGGATCTTGAGCTAGTTCTCCTGTGCAAAGAGAAACCCACAACTGGTCTCTTGGACAAAGTAGCTGAGAATCTTGGAGTACAGCTTGCT ACTATTACTGaagataaatatgaaataatcCAGTCTGTGAGTGAAGCTGCAATTATCATTAAGAACACACAGGAGCCTCCATTGACGCTGACCATTCACTTGACATCCCCTGTTGTGAGAGAAGAAATGGAAAAACTGTTAGCTGGAG AAACGCTATCAGTCAACGACACCCCGGACGTTCTGGACAGGCAGAAATGCCTTGCTGCCTTGGCGTCACTCCGACACGCCAAGTGGTTCCAG GCCAGGGCTAATGGTCTGAAATCGTGCGTCATAGTCATCAGGGTGCTGAGAGATCTGTGTACTCGGGTTCCTACTTGGGGACCACTTAGAGGATGG CCTCTGGAGCTGCTGTGTGAAAAATCAATTGGAACAGCTAAtagaccaatgggagctggtgaGGCCCTGAGAAGAGTACTTGAATGTCTTGCATCAGGAATTGTTATGCCAG ATGGTTCTGGTATTTATGATCCTTGTGAAAAAGAAGCCACTGATGCTATTGGGCATCTAGACAGACAACAAAGGGAAGATATCACACAGAGTGCTCAG CatgctctgagacttgctgcttttGGCCAGCTTCACAAGGTCTTGGGGATGGATCCCCTGCCTTCCAAGATGCCCAAGAAACCAAAGAACGAAAATCCAGTTGACTACACTG TCCAGATTCCCCCCAGTACCACATATGCCATCACCCCAATGAAGCGTCCTATGGAGGAGGATGGAGAGGAGAAGTctcccagcaaaaagaaaaagaagattcAGAAAAAAGGTATTGAGTTAACCAGAG AGGAAAAAACTGAACCTCCCCAGGCTATGAATGCATTGATGAAATTAAATCAGCTAAAACCTGGTCTCCAGTACAAACTTGTGTCTCAGACTGGTCCGGTTCATGCTCCTATCTTTACTATGTCCGTGGAAGTCGATGGCAGCACGTTTGAGGCATCTGGACCTTCCAAAAAGACAGCCAAATTGCATGTGGCAGTAAAA GTGTTGCAGGATATGGGTTTACCTACAGGAGTGGAAGGCAAAGAGTCTGGAAAAGGAGATGAATCGGCAGAGGAAACAGAACAGAAACCAGtagttgctcctcctcctcctgtagtGGAAACTGTCTCTACACCCagtgctgcttctcctccctcaGAGCAAACTCCAGAG AATGTGAAACAACAGGGACCAATCCTGACGAAGCATGGCAAGAATCCAGTGATGGAACTCAATGAGAAGAGGCGCGGTCTAAAATACGAACTGATTTCGGAAACAGGTGGCAGCCATGACAAGCGCTTTGTCATGGAG GTTGAGGTTGATGGGCAGAAATTTCAAGGAGCTGGCTCAAACAAAAAAGTGGCGAAAGCCTACGCTGCTTTAGCTGCCCTAGAGAAGCTGTTTCCCGATGCTCCAGTTGCTATTGAGCCCAATAAGAAGAAAAGAGCCCCTGTACCTGCAAGGGGAGGACCCAAGTTTGCAGTAAAG CAGCATAATCCAGGTTTCGGAATGGGAGGCCCCATGCACAACGAAGTGCCACCTCCTCCAAATCTGCGTGGACGTGGCAGAGGAGGCAACATCAGAGGCCGTGGCAGAGGCAGAGGTGGATTTGGTGGTGGCAATCATGGTGGCTATATGAATGCTG GAGCCGGATACGGAAGCTATGGTTATGGAGGAAATTCTGCAACAGCAGGCTATA GCCAGTTTTATAGCAATGGTGGTCACTCCGGCAACACAGGAagtggtggaggtggtggtggcggcggGGGCTCCTCTGGCTATGGATCCTACTACCAAGGTGGTGACAACTACAGCTCACCAGTTCCACCCAAACATGCtggaaagaagcagcagcatggaggaCAGCAAAAACCTTCCTATGGGTCAGGGTATCAATCCCACCAAGGCCAGCAACAGCAGTCATACAACCAAAACCAGTACAGCAATTACGGTCCTCCACAAGGCAAACAAAAAGGATATAATCATGGACAAGGCAACTACTCTTCTTACTCTAATTCCTACAACTCCTCTGGCGGAGGATCAGACTACAACTACGAGAGCAAATTCA GTTACGGTGGCGGCAGTGGCCGTGGTGGAGGTGGAGGAAATAACTATGGGTCAGGAGGTGCCTCATACAATACTGGTTCACACAGCGGCTATGGGGGAggatctgggggaggagggtcgTCTTACCAAGGTAAGCAAG GTGGATATTCTTCTCAGACTAACTACAGCTCTCCAGGTTCAGGCCAGAATTACAGTGGACCCCCAAGTTCCTACCAAGCTTCCCAAGGCGGTTACGGCAGAAACGATCACAACATGAATTATCAGTACAGATAA
- the ILF3 gene encoding interleukin enhancer-binding factor 3 isoform X7 gives MRPMRIFVNDDRHVMAKHSAVYPTQEELEAVQNMVSHTERALKAVSDWIDEQEKVSGEQPEPEAMETAAEEENKEGGDQKAAEHLTRTLRGVMRVGLVAKGLLLKGDLDLELVLLCKEKPTTGLLDKVAENLGVQLATITEDKYEIIQSVSEAAIIIKNTQEPPLTLTIHLTSPVVREEMEKLLAGETLSVNDTPDVLDRQKCLAALASLRHAKWFQARANGLKSCVIVIRVLRDLCTRVPTWGPLRGWPLELLCEKSIGTANRPMGAGEALRRVLECLASGIVMPDGSGIYDPCEKEATDAIGHLDRQQREDITQSAQHALRLAAFGQLHKVLGMDPLPSKMPKKPKNENPVDYTVQIPPSTTYAITPMKRPMEEDGEEKSPSKKKKKIQKKEEKTEPPQAMNALMKLNQLKPGLQYKLVSQTGPVHAPIFTMSVEVDGSTFEASGPSKKTAKLHVAVKVLQDMGLPTGVEGKESGKGDESAEETEQKPVVAPPPPVVETVSTPSAASPPSEQTPENVKQQGPILTKHGKNPVMELNEKRRGLKYELISETGGSHDKRFVMEVEVDGQKFQGAGSNKKVAKAYAALAALEKLFPDAPVAIEPNKKKRAPVPARGGPKFAVKHNPGFGMGGPMHNEVPPPPNLRGRGRGGNIRGRGRGRGGFGGGNHGGYMNAGAGYGSYGYGGNSATAGYSQFYSNGGHSGNTGSGGGGGGGGGSSGYGSYYQGGDNYSSPVPPKHAGKKQQHGGQQKPSYGSGYQSHQGQQQQSYNQNQYSNYGPPQGKQKGYNHGQGNYSSYSNSYNSSGGGSDYNYESKFSYGGGSGRGGGGGNNYGSGGASYNTGSHSGYGGGSGGGGSSYQGGYSSQTNYSSPGSGQNYSGPPSSYQASQGGYGRNDHNMNYQYR, from the exons ATG CGACCGATGCGTATTTTTGTGAATGATGACCGCCATGTGATGGCAAAACATTCTGCTGTTTACCCAACTCAGGAAGAGTTGGAGGCAGTTCAGAACATGGTCTCCCATACAGAACGTGCTCTCAAAGCTGTATCTGACTGGATTGATGAACAGGAAAAAGTCAGTGGGGAGCAGCCAGAACCAGAGGCCATGGAAACAGCAgctgaagaagaaaacaaagaaggagg GGATCAGAAGGCTGCCGAGCATTTGACTAGGACCCTTCGTGGAGTGATGCGTGTTGGGCTTGTAGCAAAAGGCCTGCTACTGAAGGGAGACTTGGATCTTGAGCTAGTTCTCCTGTGCAAAGAGAAACCCACAACTGGTCTCTTGGACAAAGTAGCTGAGAATCTTGGAGTACAGCTTGCT ACTATTACTGaagataaatatgaaataatcCAGTCTGTGAGTGAAGCTGCAATTATCATTAAGAACACACAGGAGCCTCCATTGACGCTGACCATTCACTTGACATCCCCTGTTGTGAGAGAAGAAATGGAAAAACTGTTAGCTGGAG AAACGCTATCAGTCAACGACACCCCGGACGTTCTGGACAGGCAGAAATGCCTTGCTGCCTTGGCGTCACTCCGACACGCCAAGTGGTTCCAG GCCAGGGCTAATGGTCTGAAATCGTGCGTCATAGTCATCAGGGTGCTGAGAGATCTGTGTACTCGGGTTCCTACTTGGGGACCACTTAGAGGATGG CCTCTGGAGCTGCTGTGTGAAAAATCAATTGGAACAGCTAAtagaccaatgggagctggtgaGGCCCTGAGAAGAGTACTTGAATGTCTTGCATCAGGAATTGTTATGCCAG ATGGTTCTGGTATTTATGATCCTTGTGAAAAAGAAGCCACTGATGCTATTGGGCATCTAGACAGACAACAAAGGGAAGATATCACACAGAGTGCTCAG CatgctctgagacttgctgcttttGGCCAGCTTCACAAGGTCTTGGGGATGGATCCCCTGCCTTCCAAGATGCCCAAGAAACCAAAGAACGAAAATCCAGTTGACTACACTG TCCAGATTCCCCCCAGTACCACATATGCCATCACCCCAATGAAGCGTCCTATGGAGGAGGATGGAGAGGAGAAGTctcccagcaaaaagaaaaagaagattcAGAAAAAAG AGGAAAAAACTGAACCTCCCCAGGCTATGAATGCATTGATGAAATTAAATCAGCTAAAACCTGGTCTCCAGTACAAACTTGTGTCTCAGACTGGTCCGGTTCATGCTCCTATCTTTACTATGTCCGTGGAAGTCGATGGCAGCACGTTTGAGGCATCTGGACCTTCCAAAAAGACAGCCAAATTGCATGTGGCAGTAAAA GTGTTGCAGGATATGGGTTTACCTACAGGAGTGGAAGGCAAAGAGTCTGGAAAAGGAGATGAATCGGCAGAGGAAACAGAACAGAAACCAGtagttgctcctcctcctcctgtagtGGAAACTGTCTCTACACCCagtgctgcttctcctccctcaGAGCAAACTCCAGAG AATGTGAAACAACAGGGACCAATCCTGACGAAGCATGGCAAGAATCCAGTGATGGAACTCAATGAGAAGAGGCGCGGTCTAAAATACGAACTGATTTCGGAAACAGGTGGCAGCCATGACAAGCGCTTTGTCATGGAG GTTGAGGTTGATGGGCAGAAATTTCAAGGAGCTGGCTCAAACAAAAAAGTGGCGAAAGCCTACGCTGCTTTAGCTGCCCTAGAGAAGCTGTTTCCCGATGCTCCAGTTGCTATTGAGCCCAATAAGAAGAAAAGAGCCCCTGTACCTGCAAGGGGAGGACCCAAGTTTGCAGTAAAG CATAATCCAGGTTTCGGAATGGGAGGCCCCATGCACAACGAAGTGCCACCTCCTCCAAATCTGCGTGGACGTGGCAGAGGAGGCAACATCAGAGGCCGTGGCAGAGGCAGAGGTGGATTTGGTGGTGGCAATCATGGTGGCTATATGAATGCTG GAGCCGGATACGGAAGCTATGGTTATGGAGGAAATTCTGCAACAGCAGGCTATA GCCAGTTTTATAGCAATGGTGGTCACTCCGGCAACACAGGAagtggtggaggtggtggtggcggcggGGGCTCCTCTGGCTATGGATCCTACTACCAAGGTGGTGACAACTACAGCTCACCAGTTCCACCCAAACATGCtggaaagaagcagcagcatggaggaCAGCAAAAACCTTCCTATGGGTCAGGGTATCAATCCCACCAAGGCCAGCAACAGCAGTCATACAACCAAAACCAGTACAGCAATTACGGTCCTCCACAAGGCAAACAAAAAGGATATAATCATGGACAAGGCAACTACTCTTCTTACTCTAATTCCTACAACTCCTCTGGCGGAGGATCAGACTACAACTACGAGAGCAAATTCA GTTACGGTGGCGGCAGTGGCCGTGGTGGAGGTGGAGGAAATAACTATGGGTCAGGAGGTGCCTCATACAATACTGGTTCACACAGCGGCTATGGGGGAggatctgggggaggagggtcgTCTTACCAAG GTGGATATTCTTCTCAGACTAACTACAGCTCTCCAGGTTCAGGCCAGAATTACAGTGGACCCCCAAGTTCCTACCAAGCTTCCCAAGGCGGTTACGGCAGAAACGATCACAACATGAATTATCAGTACAGATAA